The Cervus canadensis isolate Bull #8, Minnesota chromosome X, ASM1932006v1, whole genome shotgun sequence genome contains the following window.
ATCCCTTAACCAAGATGAATTTCAGCAAGAAGGATCCTGGAAGATTGGTAGGAGTTATAGACTggcgtctccttttgacctttcctgaattcttgtGCTTGCTGGTGGCTTGTCAGTTCTATGTTCCCTACCAGGGCCTCCTGTAGTAAAACAACTCATACAAATGGTTAATGTGTCCGGCCAGGGTGGGGGATTTAGGTCAGTGGTTCTCCTAACAAATCcagatttctttccctcttccaaAGGCTCTCTAATTGCCTTGACACAAGTTACTGAAAATGCAATCATCTTTCCAGCCCCCACCATTTTGAGATGTTTCTTATGGTTTACCTCAGTTCCTTTTTAAGGGGGTATGAAAGGTGAACgcattagttgttcagttgtgtccgactcttggcagtagcccaccaggctcctctgaccatggagttttctaggcaagaatactggagtgggttgccttttctttctccaggggatcttcccgacccagggatcaaaccagggtctcttgtattgcaggcagattctttactgtttcagccaccagggaagctcaagtaTGAAGCCTGGTTAAAAGTCATCATCTCCTCCACTGTAGAGAAAGATACAGTAGAATTGTATCTTCACTCATTCTTCCAGTTACTATATATCAGAACTGTACACTGGTTACAGAGTTTTTTTCCTTGCTTGTTGTAGCAAAGTAGGCTATCTTCTGGAAAGTGGCTTGGAAAGCCTCCCAATCTTTAATCACATAcaattcttccctcccttcctccttgttTCATGCCAGATAACAGACATTTTTAGAACAAGTGGCAAGATATCTTTTTGTAATTTGGAAAACAGACACAACTGGCTGCAGAGTGACCTCACATTTGCCCTTTCTGTACAAATGCAAGGCTGACAGGAGAGCTTTCCCTTAACTAACTCATCGCAGAAGGACCCTTAGCTTGATGACTGAAGGTTATTTCTTAACCATTTAATGGTTTGAAGCTTTTAAAACTAtggagtgtttttgttttattgttgtctgttcagtgaaaaaaaaagtgaatgcttTTCAGGTGAATTGGGATTTGAGACAAGGCCATCAGTATTCATTAAATACTTACTATACACCCATCTCATACTAAGTGCCATGGAGGATAAAAACAGCTTGTAGTtcatccatgtgtgtgtgctaactgtgtgcttcagttgtgtacgactttttgcgaccccatggactatagcctgccacgttcctctgtccatgggattctccaagcaagaatatggaatgggttgccatgccctcctccagaggatcttccccacccagggatcaaacccatgtcttttacatcttctgcattggcaggtgggttctttaccactagtaccacctgggaagccctgtaattcattcagtcaatatttatttagcactGATTATATTCCAGGGATACATAGGGGCAAATTTAATATCATTTGCCTCAGACTATCAATCATTGAGATGACATCTGGAGAGAAACAAATGGGGCAAAGGAAAAATCAGAGTTAAGAAAACTATAACTATGTTTAATGATAATCCAAAGGAGtaaataggaagaaagaaaagaaaaatctagaagatctaggagagggaaggatgggaTTCAGAGATTCATTTGGGGCAGGGTGAGACTTGCTTACCGGACTGCCTGTGGACCAGAGTTGCTAACCCTCAGCCTGCCCACATCCCTTCTCTCTAGGATCTACATCAGCAACACCCTGCTtcctgcccctcccttccccagcacAGCCATGGTGATCTCTTAAGATGAAATCTGATTACCTCCACTTCTGATCAGATCAGTacaccctctgcctccctctccagctACTTGCTTTGTCCTCTCTGTCTCACCTTTAGATTCTAAGCTACAGCCATAACGATTCTCTCTTACAGATTCCTCAATTAGACATGCCCCACCACACCTTCCTCTCTCTTGTGGTCCTTCGAAGTGCTGTCTACCCTAGTCTAGAGcactccactccccaccccgcccATCCTCACATTCCTGAGCACCAACCACAAAACCTGCATGATCTGTTCCACCGGGAGGCAAGTTCCCTTCTTGAGACCCAAGGGGACAAAGACATCTATGGTAGAGTCAGCCCTGTTTTGCCCTAGACTGGAAGAGGCCCTGTCATCCTCTGTCTGGatctgagacagagaaagagtgCCTGCTGGCCTCAGGAGGAGGGATTTCTTCTAGTTCTGCCTGGAGGTGCAGACTCTGCTTCCTGAACCATACATTTAAGTGGTTTATGCCAACCTGGCCAGTTCCCAACTATTGGCAGAGACaataatatatataacttattCTGAACACAAGTAGATGTGACTTTTGCTTTACTTATTAtttggctgagaaaagaaaaaaaataagaacaagtaTTCTTATGCTACTGAGCACATTAATGCTAATAACTCTGAGCTGGTTCCAAAGTTCCTTGGGGGATTTTACCCATGACCTGAGTTGAGCATCATTTACTACCACCTCCCTGGCATAAACCATAATTCACCAAGGCAGACAGAGCAACTGTAACTGTGTAGAAGAAAAGTAACAACTGTTCACAAATTCTATCCCTCCTGCAAGATAAGCTGGTAACATTTTAGCCTATTGCCTTCCAGTGTCTTTCTCTCCACgtgtattttttaatacttaatacTGTGTGATTTGgagacttcttttctttttcccattataGTCTCTTCTTTGGTGGTCTCATTCATTCTGATGAGTTTTATTACTACTTCTAAGCAACAAATTTAGCCCTGATCTTTACTCTGAGCATCAGATTTCTCCATCCCCGCTAACATCCCCAAACTTGCTCCTTTGCAGCTGTTTTAGTAAATGGCCACCTCTTACTAATACTAGATATTCACTCATCCATAATGACTTATCCTAATTTTCGAATTCTACCTCAATGCTTTCCCATCTGATTCATGAGCAAATCCTGTCCATGCTGCCTGCCATATACACCTGCCACAACCCTAATTCAAGGCACTGTCTTCTCTTTCCTGGTCCATTTGCACAGCCCCGTTGTTGTCCCTGCTTCTACACCTACCCCCTGCAATCCTGTAGTGGGTTTGAACGTTCTGCCTGCCTTGGCTCCCTCATATAATGCCCCTTAAATTCTGGTCACCCTGGATCCGTTTTAGTCCCTTGAAACATGCAAGGTCTTTCACTCCACTTTGtgcttctttttctgaaaaacttctgatcctccctgccctccagctTACCCATGgagggtttcttttctttcttcagatcTGACCTCCAAAGTCACTTCTTCAGGTAGACCTTCCCTGAGGGTTAGATCGAATTTGGTCTCTCAAATATTGTCCATCAAAGCACCGAGTTTACTTCCTCCCTAGCACTAATCACAGCATGCaattgttttatttgttaattgtatttaaatatcttcttcagtttttaaagaaattagcaAATCAAAAATGTTTGTGATCCCCTCCACGAGTAGGCTTGACAGGTAAAAACGACATCTCCagttaaatttgcatttcagataaACGGCTAATAAGTACATTATATTGAGACCTATTATACTGAAAAAAGTATTTGGTATCCGAAATTCAAACCTGACggggttttctgtattttcaccTGCTAAATCTGGCAGCATTACCAATGAAGCGCGTTGACCTTGTCTCGCTTATTCTGGGTTGTACCCTCCCGGCCAAGcccagagcctgcctgcaatttagtaggtgctcagtaattgTTCTATAAAACGGGTTATCTCTACGCTGTTTTATACAGTTTCTTTCCCCCACCTGACATTTATCAGAATTTTCCCCATTCACCAAAAATTCTTATTAAAGGTATTTTggggaaatatattttattatctaaacttctttgtttttcctttctgcaaAACTGGTATAGTTCTACCCTCATCATGTTGTTtcgagaattaaatgagttaatgggTGTAAAGTTTAGCACCTTGCCGGGACCACTAGAACACGCAAAAAATTTGAATTCTTTATTATATGCAGTCCGTGAACCATTTTAGAAGAAAGCAAAAACGCGGGTTTGTGAAGCACCGGTGGGGGCTGGGAAAACGGTTAGAAACTGGGGCCGGCCGAAGAGAGGAGGGCCCGGGAAAGGGGGAGGAGCGAAGAGTGATTAACAGCGGGGGCAGCCAGTGGGGATACTGGGAACCGCTCCCCCTCCCTACACGTTTCAAATTCTAAGCACCGCCTCCATCCGGGTCCTTGAGCCTCGTTCCCGGGCCGTATAAAGTTTGCTGTCTCCTTTGTTCGCCCTCGTTGCGCAGTAGTGCGAGCGCCTTACAGCTTCCGTTCTCAGGGTCGGCCGCCCTCCCGCGTGCCGAGCTGCTAGGAAGCCGCTGTTGGCGAGCTCGTAGGAGCTTGAGACCGTCGTCACCTCTCCAGTACGTGAGTCCTTTTCGTTACTCTGTATCTTGCGTCCATTTTTGCCACGTTACAACTTGGGATTATCTCCCTGGAGATGAGGGTGGCGGGCGCCATCTTAAGAACCCGGAGGTGCCGACCTATTTAGGCAAAGCTGGGAGTGTCGACGGAAAACCgacgcgggggggggggggcgcttcGTAGTGTGCCTCCCCGGAAAGTTTGGCTGTTTTTCctgcaggggcggggggtggcggaGGTTAGACTGGAGTGGGACGAGGAGGGACCGCGCCTCCTCCGCCGATACCTGTGTGGGGATGGTCCTGACCTCGGGCGGGCACGTGCACTTTTGCGTGGGGTCCTTGTTCATTGGCGGGCCTTGGAGAGGAAGCCCTTTGAATTTTCTGAAGCGCCGCTGGTGGCAAAAGTTACTCCCTGACCGGCGGAGGTTGTTCTGGGCTCAATCCAAGTGTCGCCATTTTGTATTTTCCACGCGGTTTTTAATGACGGGTTTTAATTGGGTTCCACTGCAGCCTTTGAGTGCTGGGTTACAGGGCGCGCTTCCATGTTCCGTTATTTCGTATGAGATAATATTGACGCTTTTTAAAAATCGTAACGTGAGCGGGGCAGGGGCTGTTGACGGAGAGTCATAACTTGGTTAAAACTTTAAATTGCTGCTTAGATTTACTAGGAAATCGTAGTGAAAGGAGCCAGAGTTGTTGGATTGGTCAGGGGGACCTGCGCTTGGCCTGTGACCTTGACTGAGTAGGTTTTTAAATATCACTAGGGTAATTGGGATGGGATAATTGAAttttttaaggcttccctggtggctcagcggtgaagaatctgcctgcaacacagagtttgatccctgggttgggaagatcccgtggacaagggaatggctacccactccagtatacttgcatggaaaatcccaaggacagagaagccgggcgggatacagtccatggggtcgtgagagagtcggacacgacttaataactaaacaataacaactgaATTTATAAAAGGCAGCAAATCTAGTATTTAAGGTAAAATGCGCTTTTTGAAGTGTTGTAATTAAGGCTgccaaagtggattaaagatagAGGAATTAATTAAGTTGGCTTTTTTAAACCAGTTTATTAAACTGCTTTTACTAGttacacaaaacaaaaattaaaaaaattatacaggtTTTTTGGTGAGGCTTAAGAATTGCTTTCCTTGTATTATGTTAATGATTTtagtaaacaaaaaataagccCTGATACATAAAATTGTGTtaacttgaacttttttttttttaaagggagggtAACtcgttttttttcccccaacagatTTTAACCAGGGGGGAAAAATGGTTGAGGCAGATCGCCCAGGAAAGCTCTTTATCGGTGGCCTCAAtacagaaacaaatgagaaagcCCTTGAAGCAGTATTTGGCAAATATGGACGAATAGTGGAAGGTGAGTTATCTGAAAATATATGCAGGGTTATAATTAAAAAGGTGAGCTGTGATGACTTTGATTGCATTGACCACATGAAATGATAATGTGCTTTGTCCTCTAAGAAGTTCtgagcttgctttcttttttacagattaactttttgtttttccttttcaactAGAGTAACACTTTTTCCCCCCTGAAAACTACTTTTTAGTTCTCTTGATGAAAGATCGTGAAACCAATAAATCTAGAGGATTTGCTTTTGTCACCTTTGAAAGCCCAGCAGATGCTAAGGATGCAGCCAGAGACATGAATGGAAAGGTAAGAGTATCTGCAGGATACCATGTTTCCTAGTATGTAAAACAGCACATTGTTAACCCAAGTCTGGTGTAGGGCTGCTCTTGAATTTGAGTATAAACCTTTCTTAACAAAAAAAATCGttcaattttaaatgttatgtagaaaaaaaaacttacgTAGGATACTTTATATTAtacttcagcttttctttttggTTAGTTGTCTTAATAAGTTGGTAATTGTTTGGCCTTGTTAAATTTTACCAACTTTACCGATTACTTAACGTTGTAGTTCaaataataatcttaaaaaatttgAATGTGAAACAGAAAGGTAAAAACATTTTGAAGGACATATTAGTGTCAGTGCATAGTGGATCGGCAAGTTCtcttttgaatgtttttaattaaCCGTTGATATTATTTAGTCCTTAGATGGAAAAGCCATCAAGGTAGAACAAGCCACTAAACCGTCATTTGAAAGTGGCAGACGTGGACCACCTCCACCTCCAAGAAGCAGAGGCCCTCCCAGAGGTCTtcgaggaggaagaggaggaagtggaggaacCAGGGGACCTCCATCCCATGGAGGGCACATGGGTAATGACTTAAGTTTAATTTAGGCTTGGTGTATAAATTAAGAACTGTAAACACATCAGTGTGTACTTTGgtcaataaatctttattttaaaggccTTAGCTTTTGAAATTGAGAACATTTTATTCATCTACCAAAGTGATTTCCTTAAGGGAAACATAGAAGGCATCCTCAGTTCAATTAACAATGCCTTGAaatgcgactgaactgaaataattaaCAATAAGCTATTTTTTATCCAGATGAACTCATTCTATagggaaaaacacagaaaattttgGATAGATATTATTGGTTATATGAATATTGAATaatttggggggtttttttgaGGTAACTTGAACCCTCAGTAGAACTCTTCAGTTCTACTTTTCTAATCTATACTACTCATGTGTCTCTATGTAGACTAACATGTCTCAGTCTCTATGTAGACTAACAACTAAAGATTTCCCCAACTAAACAGAAATGGTCTTGTTCTTGATCAAGCAAAACTTTTGTAGCTTTTTCATGTATTAACATGAGTTTTTTTTGTTCTAATGTAGATGATGGTGGCTATTCCATGAATTTTAACATGAGTTCTTCCAGGGGACCACTTCCGGTAAAAAGAGGACCACCACCACGAAGTGGGGGTCCTCCTCCTAAAAGATCTGCCCCTTCAGGACCAGTTCGAAGCAGCAGTGGAATGGGAGGAAGAGGTAAATGTTCTGTATATGACTGTCTATCCTACTATCATAACACAAGGATTGAGgtgaatcctaaaaatatttaaactaccTAGATCACTTGGAGTCACAAAGTTAAATGCAGAGCATTGAAAACAGTTTTGGTGTAATTAAGAAATTTTAGAGGATTTCCTCATATACATCCATATTGTCATATTTGATTGAATCCCTGCTTTTCATTGCTTCAATgcaaatttacatttttactttgctctgggtgtatttttaaaattgatttttcctTAAGCTCCTGTATCACGTGGAAGAGATAGTTACGGAGGTCCACCTCGAAGGGAGCCCTTGCCCTCTCGTAGAGATGTTTATTTGTCCCCAAGAGATGATGGATATTCTACTAAAGACAGGTAACAGAAAAGTATAGTAGCTTTTGTCTGTTAATACTTCAGGTTGAAGGAAAGCTCATCAAAAGTATGAACCAagttacttttgtttctttagctaTTCGAGCAGAGATTACCCAAGTTCTCGTGATACAAGAGATTATGCACCACCACCAAGAGATTATACTTACCGTGATTATGGTCATTCCAGTTCACGTGATGACTATCCATCAAGAGGCTATAGGTATGTGACTTTGCTCTTGGCTGCCATGGCttgatgtaaaaaaaattttttttagctgtAAAAACTAATGTTCTGGGACTTACACATATTTCTCTTTAATATAGTGATAGAGATGGCTATGGTCGTGATCGTGACTATTCAGATCATCCAAGTGGAGGTTCCTACAGAGATTCATATGAGAGTTATGGTAAGATTTTGGTTGAGGGTCTCTTGACTATCACCAGCTTGAGTTTTTAGGTTCATGAGCCAGTTTATTAGGCTGTTGTGGTGCTTGCTTTCAAAGGGATGTTTGCTTGCTTTTAAGGGGGTAATTTATTCAGCTGGGCTTTTCCTAGTCTTGTGaggggcttttgttttttctaagttttttttgaGGCTGTTGGCTTGCTTTGGAGGGGATTTTGCTTGCTTAAATTGGCAGCCTTATGTGTTTTCCCCCAACAgtgaaaatacaatttaaaaactttattaacaaGATCAAATGTTTACCATTGCAATATGAAGGAAAGTCTACAGTTCAAAATTGCAACTTATCACTGGAAAGTTGGCTGAGTGTCTACTATAAAATAACAAGCTGTCTGGAATATCCTCTTGAAATACACACCGTCTTCAGTCTTTTCAAACAAACATTAAAACCCACCCATTTCCGTGTCTCAGCAGATGAGCAAATCCCTGTTAATGGCCAGCAATGGCAGAGTTTAAAACCTCCCAGTTAAGACAGTAAACGTTTAATACAAGAATTCtgtaaattcagatttaaatgttgtatatatacaatttataGTGTTGCCATATTACCTGACCATTGACCCTGCAGGTAACTCACGTAGTGCTCCACCTACACGAGGGCCCCCGCCATCTTATGGTGGAAGCAGTCGCTATGATGATTACAGCAGCTCACGTGACGGATATGGTGGAAGTCGAGACAGTTACTCAAGCAGCCGAAGTGATCTCTACTCAAGTGGTCGTGATCGGGTTGGCAGACAAGAAAGAGGGCTTCCCCCTTCTATGGAAAGGGGGTACCCTCCTCCACGAGATTCCTACAGCAGTTCAAGCCGCGGAGCACCAAGAGGTGGTGGCCGTGGAGGAAGCCGATCTGATAGAGGGGGAGGCAGAagcagatattaaaaacaaacaactttgGACCAAAATCCCtgttcaaagaaacaaacaaaagtggaACCTGTTCTATCATAACTACCCAAGGACTACTAAAAGGAAAGATtgtgttactttttttaaatttcctgttaAGTTCCCCTTCCATAATTTTTATGTTCTTGTgaggaaagaaagtaaaacatgTTTAATCTTTGATTTTATGACATTGCTTTCAACAAGCAAATGAAACGTTAAGTGTGTTTAAGACTTGACATGTGTACTAGTGGTGTAATCTTCCAAGTAAAAGTGTCCCTAAAGGCCACTTCTTATAGGATTTTCCCCAGTAAATGATGAGGCAAGCAGTTTATCTTACACAAAATATCTAGTCATCTAAAATGGAGAGATGAATCCTCCTGCCTATATAAACAAGCTAGCTATTAGAGGGTGGTCGGGGTATGCTACTCTTAAGATTTCAGAGTGTCTTCAAACTGAAATCTCAAATGTTCTCAGTATGAAAAACCTGAGATCAGATGCATATATGTAA
Protein-coding sequences here:
- the RBMX gene encoding RNA-binding motif protein, X chromosome: MVEADRPGKLFIGGLNTETNEKALEAVFGKYGRIVEVLLMKDRETNKSRGFAFVTFESPADAKDAARDMNGKSLDGKAIKVEQATKPSFESGRRGPPPPPRSRGPPRGLRGGRGGSGGTRGPPSHGGHMDDGGYSMNFNMSSSRGPLPVKRGPPPRSGGPPPKRSAPSGPVRSSSGMGGRAPVSRGRDSYGGPPRREPLPSRRDVYLSPRDDGYSTKDSYSSRDYPSSRDTRDYAPPPRDYTYRDYGHSSSRDDYPSRGYSDRDGYGRDRDYSDHPSGGSYRDSYESYGNSRSAPPTRGPPPSYGGSSRYDDYSSSRDGYGGSRDSYSSSRSDLYSSGRDRVGRQERGLPPSMERGYPPPRDSYSSSSRGAPRGGGRGGSRSDRGGGRSRY